The Gammaproteobacteria bacterium DNA window AATGCGGAGGCCAGCAAACCGGTAGGCACAGCCACTACTCCAAGCCCGACCATTAGAACAAAAAAGGTAAACACACGCCCACCTATGGTGACAGGGTACATATCACCATAACCCACCGTGGTTAATGTTGTCACCGCCCACCAAAGGCTATGAAACACCGACTGATAATGTTGCGGTTGAGCCGCGCTCTCAAAGTAATAAATGCCCACTGCAGACAGATACAACACAATCAACGTAACAAAACCAAACAGCACTAATTCCTCTTTCACCAGAAGCAACGCCCTGCGGTAGCGCTTCACGGCCTGACTGTATTTCAACAGTTTCAGAATTCTCACCAGCCGCAAAAACCGGAATACCCGTACCGTACGTAAATCCAAACCGGTCGCCAAATAAAAGGGTAGTATGGCGATCAAATCCACTAAACCAAAAAAACTAAATATAAATTTGAGTTTCTGAGGAGCGACATAAATCCGCAAAACATACTCTAGGGAAAATACGGCGACAGTGAACACTTCTATCCACTGCAACCATTGTTTGGTCCATGGCGACAAATCGGGCAGAGTGTCGACCGAAAATGTAATTAAGGATAGAATGATTAGAAACTGCACAGAAAAGGTAAACACACGGCCGGATAGGTGTTCCGTACTGTTCACCATTTGTGCAATGATGCGTTTTTCCAATATTGCCATCGGCACTATCTCCAGAGTCTGAGAAGCGCCTAATTTTGAAGCATGGAACCTATTTTAACAAATAGCCGGGCAAGCACACCCTCACACCTTAATATAGGTCCATCCAGTCTTGATGCGTCTTACAATTCGGTCCAGGGCCGTAGGTACCAGAACCGCTTCGGGTAATAATTCAATTGGTCGTCCTTCCCGTTGTCGCGCATTTTCTCTGGACTGGCC harbors:
- a CDS encoding ion transporter; translation: MAILEKRIIAQMVNSTEHLSGRVFTFSVQFLIILSLITFSVDTLPDLSPWTKQWLQWIEVFTVAVFSLEYVLRIYVAPQKLKFIFSFFGLVDLIAILPFYLATGLDLRTVRVFRFLRLVRILKLLKYSQAVKRYRRALLLVKEELVLFGFVTLIVLYLSAVGIYYFESAAQPQHYQSVFHSLWWAVTTLTTVGYGDMYPVTIGGRVFTFFVLMVGLGVVAVPTGLLASALSQVRNEGKFK